The Polynucleobacter sp. MWH-UH35A genomic interval TATACGCAAGTCATCATTAAAGAGTCCGATCGCCTCCAAACCTTGGTTGATCGTCTCTTGGCCCCGCATCGCAAAGCGCATGTGATGGAGTCATTTAATGTGCATGAGGCTTTAGAGCGCGTGCGTAGTTTGGTTCTAGCTGAGTTTCCAAAGGGACTCAAAATTATTCGCAATTACGACACCAGCCTTCCCGATGTATTGGGAGACCGTGAGCAGTTGATTCAGGCAACCCTAAACATTGTTCATAATGCAGCGCAAGCACTGAGCGAAGAAATTAAGAGTGGTATTGCTCAAATTGAGTTAAAGACCCGTGTGGCACGCTCTGTCACGATTGCTAAACATCGCTATAAATTGGCGATGGACTTGCATGTGATTGATAACGGCCCAGGCATCCCCAAAGAAATTATTGAACGCATCTTCTTTCCCCTGGTTTCAGGCAGGGAGGGCGGTAGCGGTTTGGGTCTTACCTTAGCGCAAACCTTTGTTCAACAACACCAGGGATCTATTGCTTGCAATAGTCGTCCTGGTTGCACCGATTTTCATATTCAAATTCCATACCGTAGGCAGGAGAAAGCATCATGAAACCAATTTGGATCGTCGACGATGATCAATCCATTCGTTGGGTCTTAGAAAAAGCCTTAGCGCGCGAGAATATCCCGCACAAGAGCTTCTCGAATCCGAACGATGTCTTGAATGCTTTAGAAAAAGAATCTCCACAGGTACTGATTTCAGACATTCGTATGCCGCGTGGTAATGGCTTGGATTTATTGCAGCACGTAAAAGCCAGTCATCCCAATTTGCCAGTCATCATCATGACTGCTTATTCTGATTTGGATTCAGCGGTCTCCTCTTTTCAGGGTGGTGCCTTTGAATATCTCACAAAACCATTTGATGTAGAAAAAGCGATTGAATTAATTCATCGTGCAGTAGAGCAGGGCATTCGCAATGACTCCGGTGCCAAAGAGCTGACAGCATGGCGGCAGGATGCAACCGAGATTATTGGGCAAGCACCTGCCATGCAGGAAATCTTTCGTGCGATTGGGCGCTTAGCGCAAACCAATGCCACTGTACTCATCACGGGTGAATCAGGTACAGGTAAAGAGTTGGTCGCCCATGCTTTGCATAAGCATAGCCCTTGCGCTAAAGGTCCATTTGTCTCATTGAGCACCTCTGCTGTGCCAAAAGACTTATTGGAATCTGAGTTGTTTGGTCACGAGCGTGGCGCTTTTCCTGGTGCGCAAACTTTACGTCGTGGTCGCTTTGAGCAGGCTGATGGTGGCACACTATTCTTAGGTGAAGTAGGTGATTTACCGTTTGATTTGCAAACCCGTTTGTTGCGAGTTTTGTCTGATGGTCATTTTTATCGCATTGGCGGACAAGATCCAATTAAGGCCAACGTTCGCATTATTGCCTCCACTCATCAAAATCTCGATGCACGAGTGGCTGCGGGACTCTTTCGTGAAGATTTATTACACCGTTTAAATGTCATTCGTTTGCGTATGCCTTCATTGCGCGAGCGTAGTGAGGATATCCCGATGTTGGCTCGGCACTTTATGCTCAGTTGCGCCAAGTCCTTAGGTGTAGATCCTAAAAAGCTGTCTGATGAAGTCTTAAAAGAAATTAGTGCAATGCCATTTCCAGGTAACGTGCGCCAATTGGAGAACTTGTGTCATTGGCTTACTGTGATGACGCCTGCAAACGTGATCGGCGTTAGCGATCTTCCTACAGACATCGTTGCACAAGCTAGTGAGCAACCTATCATTATTCCTGGAGAGTCCTCGCCGAGTAGTCCGGTTGCCACTAAGCCTGCCGCAGGTGATTGGGAGAGTGGTCTTGGTCGCTTGGCTGTCAAGATGTTGCAAGATGGTGACAAAGAGGTGTTTGACGCATTGACTGCGCGTTTTGAAAAAGCGGTGCTGCAAGCTGCTCTAGAGGTTACGCGCGGCAGAAGGGTGGAGGCCGCACAACGCCTTGGCATTGGCCGCAACACTATTACTCGCAAGTTGCAAGAATTAGGTATTGATGACTGATTCAGTAAGAATTGCGGCGTGGAATGTGAACTCCTTAAAAGTTCGCCTTCCACAAGTCCTTCGCTGGTTGCAGGATCAGGAAAAAAAGCAGCAGCCTATTGATGCGCTCTGTTTACAAGAACTCAAGCTCACAGATGATAAGTATCCCCATCAAGAGCTGGAGAATGCTGGTTACCTTAGCCTAGCAGCTGGTCAAAAAACTTATAACGGTGTAGCGATCATCTTGCGCAAAGCAGCGCTTGCGCCAATCGCATCTGATCCAGACACGGCATTCTTAAAGCCTGTCAGAAATATTCCCAACCATGAAGACGACCAGCAGCGTATTTTGGCAGCAACGGTTTGTTTTGCTGGTACACAACCGATGAGATTGGTTTCAGCCTACTTTCCGAATGGCCAAGCACCGGGCAGCGATAAATTTATCTATAAGCTGGGTTGGCTCAAAGCCTTGCAGAGGTGGTTGGGTGAAGAGTTGGAACAAAATAGTCGCCTGGCTTTGTTAGGCGACTTTAATATTGCCCCAGCAGATGAAGATGTCCATGATCCCAAAGCGTGGGAAGGGCAGAATTTGGTATCTCCACCAGAGCGTGAAGCATTTCAGGAGCTTATTAAGCTTGGGCTCCACGATTCATTTCGAATGTTTGAGCAAGCACCTAAATCCTTTAGCTGGTGGGACTACCGCATGATGGGTTTCAGAAGAAACGCTGGTATGCGGATCGATCATATCTTGCTCAGTGAAGCGCTCAAAGAAAAGTGCAGTGCAAGCTCAGTAGATAAAGAACCTAGAACCTGGGAGCAGCCATCCGATCATGCCCCGGTAGTAGCTACGGTCAAAAAAGCCTAAGGTGGGCTAAGTTAATCCGCCATGCCGTAATAAGGCATCAATACTGGGCTCTCTACCTCTAAATGCTTTGAAGGATTCAGCTGCAGGACGACTGCCGCCAACTTCCAAAATCTCTTGACGATAACGAATGCCGGTTTTTTCATCCAGAACGCTACCCGTGAGCTTTGCTGCCTCTTCAAAGGCAGAGTAAACGTCTGCCGATAAGACTTCTGCCCACTTATAGCTGTAGTAGCCTGCAGCATAACCGCCGGCAAAGATATGGCTAAAGGTGTTAATCCAGCGTGAGATTTTGGGTTGCGGGATGACATTGAATTGATCGGCAATTTCTCGCGAGAGCTCCAGCACTGCTTGGCCTTGGGCATTTTTGGCATCAAAGCCAGCATGAAGGCGCCAATCAGTTAATGACATCACAATTTGACGCAATGTCATATAGCCGTTTTGGAAGTTCTTCGCAGCTAAGATTTTTTCATAGAGTGCACGCGGTAATGGTTCGCCAGTTTCAGCATGGGCAGTCATTTTTTCTAAGACTTCCCATTCCCAGCAAAAGTTTTCCATAAATTGACTTGGCAACTCAACCGCATCCCACTCAACTCCATTAATGCCAGAAACTCCCAAAGCACTTACTTGCGTTAAGAGGTGATGCAAGCCATGACCACTCTCATGGAAAAGGGTGATCACATCATCATGCGTAATGGTGGGCTGACGTAATACGCCATTCACCTTTACTGGTGGCGCAAAGTTACAGACTAAGTAGGCAACCGGTATTTGAATCTCACCATTTGGCAATACTCTGCGACCACGGGCATCGTCCATCCAAGCGCCGCCACGCTTTCCTGGGCGGGCATACGGATCTAAATAAAAATATGCCACGATATTACCCTTGGCATTCTTGACGGAGAAGGATTGCACATCAGCATGCCAAGTAGGCAAGTTGGCCGCCTCAATCTTAACGCCAAACAAAGTCTGAATCACTTGGAAGAGGCCGTCCAATACTTTTGGTAGGGGGAAGTATTGCTTGAGCTCATTCTCGGAAAATGAATAACGTTCTTGCTTTAATCGCTCAGAAGCAAAGGCAATATCCCATGGTTCCAAGCCATCGGCAATCGATAGTTCGGTTTTGGCAAATTCAGAAAGTTCTTGCCAGTCCTTGAGTGCAAATGGTTTTGCTTTTTGGGCGAAATTCGTTAAGAAGGAATCCACTTCATCAACACTCTTGGCCATTTTGGGCGCCAAACTCAGTGCGGCATAGTTTTTGAATCCCAGCATCCGTGCTTCTTCATCCCGCAGCCTGAGTTGTTCAAGCATGTTTTGCGTGTTGTCCCAATCTATCTTGCCCTTGGCGTACTGTGGAGCCAGCTCAGATGCTCGGGTGACATAAGCTTCATACATTAGGCGACGCAGTTCACGATTCTCGGAATACTGCATGATTGGGTAATAGGATGGAAAGTGCAGAGTAAATGCCCAACCCTTGAGATTCTTCTGTTGCGCAGTATCTGCAGCGGCAGCAATGGCATCTTCGGGTAGGCCGACTAGTTCAGTTTTATCCGTCACCAAATGGGTAAAGCCATCAGTAGCATCCAATACATGATCTGAGAAGGCTTTGCTGAGTGTGGCTTGCTCATCCTGAATTTCAGAAAACCGAGGTTTATTAGCATCACTAAGCTCTGCGCCACCCAAGCGAAAATCCCGTAAGGAATTCTCAATCACTTTTTTCTGTGCAGCACTCAGTTTTGCAAAGTCAGGAGATTTGCTGAGTTCCTTAAATTTCTTGTAGAGGTCTAAGTTCTGACCTAGACTCGAAAAGAAGGCGGTGACCTTTGGCAGCATTTCTCCATAAGCGGCGCGCAACTCTGGCGTATCAGCAACACTATTAAGATGAGAAATCACACCCCAAGATCTTCCTAAAGATTCGGTGGCATCTTCTAATGGTTCTGCAAGCGCATCCCAATTAGAAGGAGTGTTTGGATTGACTGCCACATCTACTGCGTCTTGTGCGTGCTTAAGTAAATGCTCAATCGCTGGTGCGATATGTTCTGGTTTCACCTCTGAGTAGGCTGCAATGCCGCGCCCAAAAGTCAGCAGGGGATTGTTTTGTAATTCGGCGGGGAGAGTGCTAGTCGGGGTGGAGGGTGAGGATGTAGTCATCCCTCTAGCTTAATCGACCGGGAGTACTTTTGCCAAAAATCCCGATCAATTCCTCATGGCAATATCAGTTAATGCTTGGCTGCCTTTTCGGCTGCCTCCAGAGTGTTCATGAGAAGCATCGTGATTGTCATTGGGCCAACTCCGCCAGGAACTGGGGTAATCCAGCCAGCGACATACTTGGCGGCATCGAAATCTACATCACCACACAGCTTCCCATCGGGGAGTCGATTAATGCCGACATCAATGACTACAGCCCCGTTTTTGACCATATCACCAGAGATCATTTTGGGCTTTCCGGTAGCTACCACCAAGATATCCGCATCCTTAGTGTGGTGTGCTAAATCTCGAGTCTTGCTATTACATATAGTGACAGTGGCGCCCGCTTGCAATAACAACATGGCCATGGGCTTGCCGACAATATTCGAAGCGCCAACAATCACTGCACGTGCACCCCGAATTGGGTATTCAATACTCTCTAAAATTTTCATGCAACCATATGGAGTGCATGGTTTGAATTCTGGTTGGCCAACCATCAGCGCGCCAGCATTGGCAACATGAAAGCCATCCACATCTTTCTCTGGGGCAATCGCTTCAAGTACGGGTTCTGAGGCAATATGCTCTGGCAATGGCAGTTGCACCAAGATTCCATGAATAGCAGGATCTGCATTCAGGGTGGCAATGCGAGCAAGTAACTCTTCTTCACCTAAGTCAGCAGAGTAGCGCTCTAACACAGAATGAAAGCCAACATCTTCGCAAGCCTTGACCTTGTTGCGCACATATACCGCACTAGCAGGGTTGTCGCCAACCACAATCACTGCCAAACCCGGTCTAGCGCCTTTGGCGGTAACAATAGCGCCACGAGCAGCAATCTCAGTGCGCAGTTTTTTTGAAAGGGCGTTTCCGTCTAGTAATTGAGCTGGCATGGAAAACTTCAGTAATTGCTCAGTGATTAATTGGGCTGAGGATCAGATAAAGCCAGGCGGAGCAGGTCTGCGACGGTATTGACGTTGAGTTTTTCCATGATATTCGCACGATGGGCTTCCACAGTCTTAATAGATATACCAAGGTCATCTGCAATTTGTTTATTTAGGCGACCAGCCACAATGCGCTCTAGAACTTGACGCTCACGACCCGTCAACTTGCTAAGCAAGCTTTGGGTGATTTTGCGTTGATTGGCTTGTGAGTAGTCAACGCGTGCTTTCGCAAGCATGCGATCTACTAAGCCACAAAGATCATTTTCTTTAAAAGGTTTTTCGATGAAGTCCACTGCGCCTCGTTTCATAGTGGATACCGCCATAGAAACATCGCCGTGACCAGTAATGAAAGCAACTGGCATTGGCAAGTTTTCGCTGGTAAGGCGCTCTTGTAATTCAAGTCCTGACATGCCGGGCATACGCACGTCTAAAATGGCGCATGAGATAGTGGACTTATCGGTACTCTGTAAGGACTGTAAAAAGCGTTCAGCGCTAGCATGGCAACGAACAACATAGCCATTGCTTTCTAGTAGCCATGTAAGTGAGTCTCTAACAGCTTCATCATCATCAACCACATAAACAACTTCAGCTTGATTAGGTTTTGCAGTAGCGCTTAAGTTCATATCAGTTCTCGCGAGGTAATTCTTTAAGTTCGGTGTTAAACATGACTCTTGGTTTCGGGGGATTCCAAGGGTAGAAGTATTGTAAAGGTGCAGCCAGCCAGCCTAGTCTGTTCCGAGTCCTGGACGTTGGTGGCCCAAAGCCTGCCGTGGTGAGATTCAATAATAGAACGACAAATATTCAGCCCCATGCCCATTCCATCGGATTTTGTGCTGAAAAATGGCTCAAAAATGCGTTCCAGAGCATTTTCTGCGATGCCACCCCCAGCGTCGGTAACCTGAATGCGGAGCATCGCCGGGAAAATACTGGTATCTAAATCGGTCCTGATTCGAACCGGGGGCGCCGACCAGCGGGAGGAGAGGGGGTAAGCCTCGCGCACGCTATCAAGGGCATTTTTTAGAAGATTCACCACCACCTGCAGAATGAGGACCGGATCTAAGTTGACTACTGGCAGGTTTTCAGCGATTTCTGACTGAATACTCAAGCGGTGACGATGGGCCTCAATTTCTACTAAGCCAACCGCATCATTGATGATTTCGCCAATATTGGATTCTTTGCGCTGGGGCTCGCTGCGTTTTACAAAACCCCGAATGCGTTGAATGATGGTGCCTGCACGATGCGCTTGTTCAGAAGCCTTCTCAAGAGCGGGGAGAATTTCCTTAGATACGGTAGGATCTAAATTGCCATCTAAGCGTTTTGCTACACCCATGCAATAGTTTGAGATGGCGGATAAAGGTTGATTTAATTCATGCGCCAAGGAAGAGGCCATTTCACCCATCGTGGTGAGACGACTAGTGAACTGCATGCGCTCCTCTTGTTGGCGTGCTTGCTCTTCAGCTGCTTTACGGGCGGTGATATCGGTAGCAATCAGTAATTGGGCAAGATGTCCGTCAACCCAAGGGATGAAGCGGCGCCTTACCTCAAACCATTTATTGCTACCATCAGTCAATTGAATATCTTCAGACTCCGACTCTTGATAGAGGAATGAAGTCGGAATGCCATCGTGAATGTAATCTTGAAAGTCTTGTGCAATGTTATGCAGAGTGTCGATTTTCTTTTCTTGCTGTGCTAACTGAAAGTGGCCTTTAGAGTCATTGCCAAAATTTTCCCGATAGAAGCGGTTTGCAAAAAGGAGCTCGTCTGTCTCAAGTGATACAACGGAGACGGCAGCATCTAAACCTTCTAGAACGGTTGTGAAACGTTCTTGCGAAGCAGCCAATTCTTCACGAATCTTTTTAGGCTCAGAAATATCAATCAGTGAAGTGACCCAGCCAGTCTGTTTGCCTTTTTCGTTGATCAAGGGGGCAATAAAGGTACGTGTTTGGATTAGGGTGCCATCGCGTTTTAAGATTGCGCCCTCAATGCCGATCTTCATGCCGTCGCTGATGCCAGATTGCAAGGCTCGATTCATTTTCTCAATGAGCTCATCTCGCCTGCTGTCGGGCCAGAATGGAAACGGTGGGGTGAGACCCATTAACTCTTCGGAAGACCAGCCTGTCATTTCACAAAAAGCGCGATTCACATAGGTAATGCGCTTTTGCATATCGTGAGCACGTATGCCTACAGGAGTAGAGTTTTCCATGGCATTACGAAAGCTGGTCTCGGTACGCAAGCTAGCCTCCGCCTCTTGGCGAACCTGCATTTGTTTGAGCACGGACCAAAGGCTCCAAATAACGAATACACACAAGCCCAATACAACGCCAATCAACATCCTGAAGGTAAGGTTGGTGGGAGGAGGGTAGGTGTCAATTCGTAAAGTGATATTTGGGCTTAAAACACCGATATCTAAACTAGTCTGGTTGCTGAATGCTCTTTTGGGAGTGCCTTTATCCGAAGAGATAGCCAACACCTTTTCGTTGTCGGTGATGAGGGTAAAGCGGTAATAGGACTTGAGGTCTCCAGGGATGATGTCCAGTATGCCTTGGGTGGTGTAGAGCGCTGCCAAATAACCAACAATTTCTCCGCTAATGATGTTTGGCACCACTTGCCAAAAGACGATTTTTCTCTCCGCAGAAATCGGCTCATCACCAGGTAAGTTGAGAGAAATAAATGGGCTGAAAGCAGCTCGACTAGTGACTCTGCTGAGTTCAATTGTGGAAGCTAGGCTGGAGTTAATGAGTTGATCATTTTGGGTTTTGGTAATCCAGTCCGTCTTGTTGGTTTCAGTAGGAGCTACCCACTGACGCTGACTCAGGTTGTTGAGCCAAATGATTTTGATTACTTCATGATTGTTGCTAACTAGCTCATCTGCTTGCTCTCGCGCAATTTGCTTGAGTTTGGCCTGATCCTCACTTGCTGCTACTTCTCGGTTGATCGTTGTCAGTGCATCAAGATTGCTAGCAAAGCGCGTTTGAATCCGTTGCTTAGCAAACGAGAGCTCTCTGAATAGCGCGGCCTCTTGCTGATTCTTTTCTTGTAAATGCAGCGTCCCCAAAATAATGCCCATGACTGCTGTGAAGAGAACAATGGCGAGTAGAGGGGTGTAAACCAGCCTAAATCCGCGTATTTTGCGGAACCACTGAATCGGGCTAAGGATTAATCTGGAAAGGGCTGTTTTTTTCATGAACACCGATCATTTTGCCCTATAGCACCCCTATTGAATGGTTTTTTAGATTAGACATTCTTTCTATTTGCAGCGCAATAAAATACCACATTATGAGAAATATTATCATTATGTGGAAAATTGCTTGTTTACACCCATATACCTTCCTAGAATATTGCCTATAGAGTTAATGACAAATTAAGCACTATTCATTGGAGACAAAAGATGGCCGCAGTTCCAGACCAAGTATTAGGTAAACAGAATGCCCAGGATGTGGATCCGGGGGAGACTCAAGAATGGTTGCAAGCGCTTGATGGCGTGATTCGCAACGAGGGTCCTGAGAGAGCGGCCTATCTGATTGATCAGCAAATTTCTCATGCGAGGGTTAACGGAGTAGTGCAGCCTTTCCATGCAGAGACTCCTTATATCAATACCATCCCTGTTGAAAACCAGGCACGCTTACCCGGTGACCAAAATGTAGAGCATCGCATTCGTTCCTACACGCGTTGGAATGCAATGGCAATGGTTCTGCGTGCTAATAAAGACACCAACGTTGGTGGGCATATTTCTTCATTCCAGTCAGCAGCTACTTTGTATGACGTTGGCTTTAATCATTTCTGGCACGCCCCATCTCCTGAGCATGGCGGGGATCTGATATTTGTTCAAGGACACTCGGCGCCGGGTGTTTATGCGCGTGCATATATGTTGGGCCGTCTTGAAGAGGGTCAGCTTAATAACTTCCGTCAAGAAGTGGGCGGTAAAGGAATCTCTAGTTACCCACATCCATGGTTGATGCCAGATTTTTGGCAGTTCCCAACAGTGTCGATGGGTCTTGGCCCAATTATGGCCATTTATCAAGCGCGCTTTATGAAGTACCTGACTGATCGTGGATTTATTCAGGAGCAAGGTCGCAAAGTCTGGGCCTTCTTGGGTGATGGTGAAACCGACGAACCAGAATCGTTGGGCGCAATTGGCATGGCCGGTCGTGAAAAGCTCGACAACCTTATTTTTGTTATTAACTGCAACTTGCAGCGCTTAGATGGGCCAGTGCGCGGTAATGGAAAAATCATTCAGGAGCTTGAGAGTGAATTCCGTGGCGCAGGTTGGAATGTCATCAAAGTAGTGTGGGGCGGTCAGTGGGATGCTTTATTTGCCCGCGACAAAAAAGGCATCTTGATGCAGCGCCTTGGCGAAATTGTTGACGGTCAGTATCAAACCATGAAGTCTAAGAATGGCGCTTATGTTCGCGAGATCGTATTTAATACCCCAGAATTAAAAGCTTTAGTGAGCGACTGGAGTGATGATGAAATCTGGCAACTCAATCGCGGTGGTCATGATCCTCATAAAGTTTTTGCAGCATTTCATGCGGCGGTAAA includes:
- the ntrC gene encoding nitrogen regulation protein NR(I) translates to MKPIWIVDDDQSIRWVLEKALARENIPHKSFSNPNDVLNALEKESPQVLISDIRMPRGNGLDLLQHVKASHPNLPVIIMTAYSDLDSAVSSFQGGAFEYLTKPFDVEKAIELIHRAVEQGIRNDSGAKELTAWRQDATEIIGQAPAMQEIFRAIGRLAQTNATVLITGESGTGKELVAHALHKHSPCAKGPFVSLSTSAVPKDLLESELFGHERGAFPGAQTLRRGRFEQADGGTLFLGEVGDLPFDLQTRLLRVLSDGHFYRIGGQDPIKANVRIIASTHQNLDARVAAGLFREDLLHRLNVIRLRMPSLRERSEDIPMLARHFMLSCAKSLGVDPKKLSDEVLKEISAMPFPGNVRQLENLCHWLTVMTPANVIGVSDLPTDIVAQASEQPIIIPGESSPSSPVATKPAAGDWESGLGRLAVKMLQDGDKEVFDALTARFEKAVLQAALEVTRGRRVEAAQRLGIGRNTITRKLQELGIDD
- a CDS encoding M3 family metallopeptidase is translated as MTTSSPSTPTSTLPAELQNNPLLTFGRGIAAYSEVKPEHIAPAIEHLLKHAQDAVDVAVNPNTPSNWDALAEPLEDATESLGRSWGVISHLNSVADTPELRAAYGEMLPKVTAFFSSLGQNLDLYKKFKELSKSPDFAKLSAAQKKVIENSLRDFRLGGAELSDANKPRFSEIQDEQATLSKAFSDHVLDATDGFTHLVTDKTELVGLPEDAIAAAADTAQQKNLKGWAFTLHFPSYYPIMQYSENRELRRLMYEAYVTRASELAPQYAKGKIDWDNTQNMLEQLRLRDEEARMLGFKNYAALSLAPKMAKSVDEVDSFLTNFAQKAKPFALKDWQELSEFAKTELSIADGLEPWDIAFASERLKQERYSFSENELKQYFPLPKVLDGLFQVIQTLFGVKIEAANLPTWHADVQSFSVKNAKGNIVAYFYLDPYARPGKRGGAWMDDARGRRVLPNGEIQIPVAYLVCNFAPPVKVNGVLRQPTITHDDVITLFHESGHGLHHLLTQVSALGVSGINGVEWDAVELPSQFMENFCWEWEVLEKMTAHAETGEPLPRALYEKILAAKNFQNGYMTLRQIVMSLTDWRLHAGFDAKNAQGQAVLELSREIADQFNVIPQPKISRWINTFSHIFAGGYAAGYYSYKWAEVLSADVYSAFEEAAKLTGSVLDEKTGIRYRQEILEVGGSRPAAESFKAFRGREPSIDALLRHGGLT
- a CDS encoding PAS domain-containing sensor histidine kinase, encoding MKKTALSRLILSPIQWFRKIRGFRLVYTPLLAIVLFTAVMGIILGTLHLQEKNQQEAALFRELSFAKQRIQTRFASNLDALTTINREVAASEDQAKLKQIAREQADELVSNNHEVIKIIWLNNLSQRQWVAPTETNKTDWITKTQNDQLINSSLASTIELSRVTSRAAFSPFISLNLPGDEPISAERKIVFWQVVPNIISGEIVGYLAALYTTQGILDIIPGDLKSYYRFTLITDNEKVLAISSDKGTPKRAFSNQTSLDIGVLSPNITLRIDTYPPPTNLTFRMLIGVVLGLCVFVIWSLWSVLKQMQVRQEAEASLRTETSFRNAMENSTPVGIRAHDMQKRITYVNRAFCEMTGWSSEELMGLTPPFPFWPDSRRDELIEKMNRALQSGISDGMKIGIEGAILKRDGTLIQTRTFIAPLINEKGKQTGWVTSLIDISEPKKIREELAASQERFTTVLEGLDAAVSVVSLETDELLFANRFYRENFGNDSKGHFQLAQQEKKIDTLHNIAQDFQDYIHDGIPTSFLYQESESEDIQLTDGSNKWFEVRRRFIPWVDGHLAQLLIATDITARKAAEEQARQQEERMQFTSRLTTMGEMASSLAHELNQPLSAISNYCMGVAKRLDGNLDPTVSKEILPALEKASEQAHRAGTIIQRIRGFVKRSEPQRKESNIGEIINDAVGLVEIEAHRHRLSIQSEIAENLPVVNLDPVLILQVVVNLLKNALDSVREAYPLSSRWSAPPVRIRTDLDTSIFPAMLRIQVTDAGGGIAENALERIFEPFFSTKSDGMGMGLNICRSIIESHHGRLWATNVQDSEQTRLAGCTFTILLPLESPETKSHV
- a CDS encoding response regulator transcription factor — encoded protein: MNLSATAKPNQAEVVYVVDDDEAVRDSLTWLLESNGYVVRCHASAERFLQSLQSTDKSTISCAILDVRMPGMSGLELQERLTSENLPMPVAFITGHGDVSMAVSTMKRGAVDFIEKPFKENDLCGLVDRMLAKARVDYSQANQRKITQSLLSKLTGRERQVLERIVAGRLNKQIADDLGISIKTVEAHRANIMEKLNVNTVADLLRLALSDPQPN
- the folD gene encoding bifunctional methylenetetrahydrofolate dehydrogenase/methenyltetrahydrofolate cyclohydrolase FolD, whose protein sequence is MPAQLLDGNALSKKLRTEIAARGAIVTAKGARPGLAVIVVGDNPASAVYVRNKVKACEDVGFHSVLERYSADLGEEELLARIATLNADPAIHGILVQLPLPEHIASEPVLEAIAPEKDVDGFHVANAGALMVGQPEFKPCTPYGCMKILESIEYPIRGARAVIVGASNIVGKPMAMLLLQAGATVTICNSKTRDLAHHTKDADILVVATGKPKMISGDMVKNGAVVIDVGINRLPDGKLCGDVDFDAAKYVAGWITPVPGGVGPMTITMLLMNTLEAAEKAAKH
- the glnL gene encoding nitrogen regulation protein NR(II), with translation MSADLLRNSFKGAASAAPFFPTLLDQMPNAIVVFGAENQQLVYVNPAAESALDLSRKSLEGQSVHNLFGNNDALNVMISEVKQGHVLAQRQEMILHSLPGSIHQDSMPAHVVIASLEDPALIMMEWFPIDQQLRSERDERVTQQVEANKQLMRNLAHEIKNPLGGIRGAAQLLEFELPDKGLREYTQVIIKESDRLQTLVDRLLAPHRKAHVMESFNVHEALERVRSLVLAEFPKGLKIIRNYDTSLPDVLGDREQLIQATLNIVHNAAQALSEEIKSGIAQIELKTRVARSVTIAKHRYKLAMDLHVIDNGPGIPKEIIERIFFPLVSGREGGSGLGLTLAQTFVQQHQGSIACNSRPGCTDFHIQIPYRRQEKAS
- the xth gene encoding exodeoxyribonuclease III — translated: MTDSVRIAAWNVNSLKVRLPQVLRWLQDQEKKQQPIDALCLQELKLTDDKYPHQELENAGYLSLAAGQKTYNGVAIILRKAALAPIASDPDTAFLKPVRNIPNHEDDQQRILAATVCFAGTQPMRLVSAYFPNGQAPGSDKFIYKLGWLKALQRWLGEELEQNSRLALLGDFNIAPADEDVHDPKAWEGQNLVSPPEREAFQELIKLGLHDSFRMFEQAPKSFSWWDYRMMGFRRNAGMRIDHILLSEALKEKCSASSVDKEPRTWEQPSDHAPVVATVKKA